CAATCTGAATGTCGTAAAGTCACCGTCTCCCCCCTCGGAGAGGTGCGCTATGCCCGCGATTGAGCGCATTATCGACATCAGCGAGTCCGGCGCGCGCCTCCAGGTGCGTCACGAGAACCTCGTTGTATTGCGGGGCGAAGAGAAGCTCGGGAGCATGCCCCTGGAGGAGGTGGCGGTGCTGGTGGTTTCGCACCCGGCGGTCACCTACACGCAGGCGGTGCTCTCGGGCCTGATGGAGGCGGGCGGCGCCTTTGTGTGCTGCGATGCGCGGCGCATGCCCAATGGCGTGCTGCTGCCCCTTGATGGCCACCATCTCCACGCGGAGCGGCTCCAATTGCAACTGGCCGCCACGGCCCCGACGAAGAAACGGGCCTGGCAGCAGGTGGTGCAGGCCAAGGTTCGCAATCAGGCGGCCCTGTTGGAAAAACTCCGCGGGGACGACGGCGGGCTCGCCGCGCTCGCGGAGCGCGTGCAGTCAGGCGACCCGAAGAACGTGGAGGCGCAGGCGGCGCGGCGCTACTGGCCCCTGCTCTTTGCGGACGAGGGCTTCCGGCGCGATCGGGACGCCGAGGGGGCGAACGCCCTGCTCAACTATGGGTATGGCGTGCTCCGGGGCGTCGTGGGGCGCGCCATCGCGGCGGCGGGGCTGCACCCGGCGCTCGGCATTCACCACCACAACCGCTACGACGCCTTTTCCCTGGCGGACGACCTCATGGAGCCTTACCGCCCCCTGGTGGACCACGCCGTGGCCGGCTGGGTAACCGCGCACGGCATGCTTGCCCCCGTGGATAAGGAAGCCAAGGCCGCCCTCATCGGCCCCCTCATGGGGCGCTACCCGGCCGGCGGCGAGACCCGGAGCTTCTTTGAGCTGGTCCACGCCGCCGCCGTCTCCCTCGTGCAACTCTACCAGGGCGAAAGAAAGAGCCTGGTCTTGGGCGATGTGATATACTAATGCGCTGAATCAGGATAAAACGAAGGATCGTGGACATTCCTGTCCGCGGCAATTGGCGCGCAGGTGTGAACAGGCGCGAATACGCTGAAAAAAGGGCGTCTTGCCAGCGGGTGGCGCTTCCGCGATGGCATTGCGCTTACGCTGCCGCGGACAGGAATGTCCGCGATCCTCAAGAACGGCGTGTGCGAAAAGGCCAACCCATGGCACAGCAACGGCTGGAACTCTCGGAGTATCGCGGCGTGTGGGTATTCGCCATGTTCGATTTGCCCGTGGTCCTCAAGGAGGACCGGAAGCGGGCCACGGAGTTCAGAAATCTGCTGTTGAAGCTGGGCTTCGAAATGATGCAGTTTTCCGTGTACGCCCGCTACTTTCCCCGGGAAGAAGCGGCGGACACCCTGCGCAAGCGCATCCGCAGGGGCCTGCCTCCGGCAGGACAGGTCCGGCTCCTGCTGGTGACCGACAAGCAATTTGGCAAAATGGAAGTTTACTTCGGGAAAAAA
This is a stretch of genomic DNA from Candidatus Hydrogenedentota bacterium. It encodes these proteins:
- the cas1 gene encoding type II CRISPR-associated endonuclease Cas1, with protein sequence MPAIERIIDISESGARLQVRHENLVVLRGEEKLGSMPLEEVAVLVVSHPAVTYTQAVLSGLMEAGGAFVCCDARRMPNGVLLPLDGHHLHAERLQLQLAATAPTKKRAWQQVVQAKVRNQAALLEKLRGDDGGLAALAERVQSGDPKNVEAQAARRYWPLLFADEGFRRDRDAEGANALLNYGYGVLRGVVGRAIAAAGLHPALGIHHHNRYDAFSLADDLMEPYRPLVDHAVAGWVTAHGMLAPVDKEAKAALIGPLMGRYPAGGETRSFFELVHAAAVSLVQLYQGERKSLVLGDVIY
- the cas2 gene encoding CRISPR-associated endonuclease Cas2, producing MAQQRLELSEYRGVWVFAMFDLPVVLKEDRKRATEFRNLLLKLGFEMMQFSVYARYFPREEAADTLRKRIRRGLPPAGQVRLLLVTDKQFGKMEVYFGKKRADAEAPPDQMQLF